The following are from one region of the Streptomyces tuirus genome:
- a CDS encoding ferredoxin, which translates to MGDRWHVEVDRSLCIGSAQCLHHAPGGFHLDAARQSHPVAPDMDANERVLEAAESCPTEAITITLGDSGEAVFPPEE; encoded by the coding sequence ATGGGCGACCGCTGGCACGTCGAGGTCGACCGCTCCCTGTGCATCGGCTCCGCGCAGTGCCTCCACCACGCGCCGGGCGGCTTCCACCTGGACGCCGCCCGCCAGTCCCATCCCGTCGCTCCCGACATGGACGCGAACGAGCGGGTGCTGGAGGCGGCGGAGAGCTGCCCTACCGAGGCGATCACGATCACGCTCGGGGACAGCGGGGAGGCGGTGTTCCCACCGGAGGAGTAG
- a CDS encoding aldehyde dehydrogenase — translation MTELVEHGQLFIGGELTDPLGQDVIEVVSPHTEEVIGRVPHASTADVDRAVAAARRAFDEGPWPRMSLDERIEAVGRIKDALAVRHDEIARVISAQNGSPYSWSVLAQALGAVMVWDSAITVARSFTHEERRDGVLGRILVRREPVGVVAAVVPWNVPQFVAAAKLAPALLTGCTAVLKPSPESPLDACLLGEIAREAGLPEGVLSILPAGRDVSEYLVGHPGIDKVSFTGSVAAGKRVMEVAARNLTRVTLELGGKSAAVVLPDADLETAVAGIAPAAWMNNGQACVAQTRILLPRSRYDEFAHALAAAAGALTVGDPLDPATQVGPLVARRQQRRNLDYIRIGQEEGAKILTGGGRPAGLERGWYVEPTLFGDVDNSMRIAREEIFGPVICLLPYDDESDAVKIANDSDYRLSGSVWTADVEHGIDIARQVRTGTYSVNTFSLDMLGPFGGYKNSGLGREFGPEGYGEYLEHKMIHLPADA, via the coding sequence ATGACCGAGCTCGTGGAACACGGACAGCTGTTCATCGGCGGGGAGTTGACCGACCCCCTGGGCCAGGACGTCATCGAGGTCGTCTCGCCGCACACCGAGGAGGTCATCGGACGCGTCCCGCACGCCTCGACGGCGGATGTGGACCGGGCCGTGGCGGCGGCGCGGCGGGCGTTCGACGAGGGGCCCTGGCCGCGGATGAGCCTCGACGAGCGGATCGAGGCCGTGGGCCGGATCAAGGACGCCCTCGCCGTACGGCACGACGAGATCGCCCGTGTGATCTCCGCCCAGAACGGCTCGCCGTACTCCTGGAGCGTCCTCGCCCAGGCCCTCGGCGCGGTGATGGTCTGGGACTCGGCGATCACGGTCGCCCGGAGTTTCACCCACGAGGAGCGGCGCGACGGCGTCCTGGGCAGGATCCTCGTGCGGCGCGAGCCCGTCGGGGTCGTGGCCGCCGTGGTCCCCTGGAACGTCCCGCAGTTCGTCGCCGCCGCCAAGCTCGCCCCCGCGCTGCTCACCGGCTGCACGGCCGTCCTCAAGCCCTCGCCCGAGTCCCCGCTCGACGCCTGTCTCCTCGGCGAGATCGCCCGCGAGGCCGGGCTGCCGGAGGGCGTGCTGTCGATCCTGCCCGCCGGCCGGGACGTCAGCGAGTACCTGGTCGGCCACCCCGGCATCGACAAGGTCTCCTTCACCGGGTCGGTCGCGGCCGGCAAGCGCGTGATGGAGGTCGCCGCCCGCAACCTCACCCGCGTGACGCTCGAACTGGGCGGCAAGTCCGCGGCCGTCGTCCTGCCCGACGCGGACCTCGAGACCGCCGTCGCGGGCATCGCCCCCGCGGCCTGGATGAACAACGGCCAGGCCTGCGTCGCCCAGACCCGCATCCTCCTGCCGCGCTCCCGCTACGACGAGTTCGCCCACGCCCTCGCCGCCGCGGCGGGCGCCCTGACCGTCGGCGACCCGCTGGACCCGGCCACCCAGGTCGGCCCGCTGGTCGCCCGGCGGCAGCAGCGGCGCAACCTCGACTACATCCGCATCGGGCAGGAGGAAGGCGCCAAGATCCTCACCGGCGGTGGACGCCCCGCCGGCCTGGAGCGCGGCTGGTACGTCGAACCGACCCTCTTCGGCGACGTCGACAACTCCATGCGCATCGCCCGCGAGGAGATCTTCGGCCCGGTGATCTGCCTGCTCCCCTACGACGACGAGTCCGACGCCGTGAAGATCGCCAACGACTCCGACTACAGGCTGAGCGGCAGCGTCTGGACCGCGGACGTCGAGCACGGCATCGACATCGCCCGGCAGGTCCGGACGGGCACCTACTCGGTCAACACCTTCAGCCTGGACATGCTGGGCCCCTTCGGCGGCTACAAGAACTCGGGCCTGGGACGGGAGTTCGGGCCCGAGGGGTACGGCGAGTACCTGGAGCACAAGATGATCCACCTCCCGGCGGACGCGTGA
- a CDS encoding class I SAM-dependent methyltransferase: protein MLTVDFSRFPLAPGDRVLDLGCGAGRHAFECYRRGAQVVALDQNAEEIREVAKWFAAMKEAGEAPEGATATAMEGDALALPFPDESFDVVIISEVMEHIPDDKGVLAEMVRVLKPGGRIAVTVPRYGPEKVCWSLSDAYHEVEGGHIRIYKADELLRKIREAGLEPYGTHHAHALHSPYWWLKCAFGVDNDKALPVRAYHKLLVWDIMKKPLATRVAERALNPLIGKSFVAYATKPHLPRLADTGADAK, encoded by the coding sequence GTGCTGACCGTCGACTTCTCCCGGTTCCCGCTCGCCCCGGGTGATCGCGTCCTGGATCTCGGCTGCGGTGCCGGGCGGCACGCCTTCGAGTGCTACCGGCGTGGCGCGCAGGTCGTGGCGCTGGACCAGAACGCCGAGGAGATCCGCGAGGTCGCGAAGTGGTTCGCGGCGATGAAGGAAGCCGGCGAGGCCCCCGAGGGCGCCACCGCCACGGCGATGGAGGGCGACGCCCTCGCGCTGCCCTTCCCCGACGAGTCCTTCGACGTCGTCATCATCTCCGAGGTGATGGAGCACATCCCGGACGACAAGGGCGTCCTCGCGGAGATGGTGCGGGTGCTGAAGCCCGGCGGACGCATCGCTGTCACCGTCCCGCGCTACGGCCCCGAGAAGGTCTGCTGGAGCCTCTCCGACGCCTACCACGAGGTCGAGGGCGGCCACATCCGCATCTACAAGGCGGACGAACTGCTGCGGAAGATCCGCGAGGCCGGCCTGGAGCCCTACGGCACCCACCACGCCCACGCCCTGCACTCGCCCTACTGGTGGCTCAAGTGCGCGTTCGGCGTCGACAACGACAAGGCGCTGCCGGTACGGGCGTACCACAAGCTGCTCGTCTGGGACATCATGAAGAAGCCGCTGGCCACCCGGGTCGCCGAGCGGGCGCTCAACCCGCTGATCGGCAAGAGCTTCGTGGCGTACGCGACCAAGCCGCACCTGCCGCGTCTGGCCGACACCGGGGCGGACGCCAAGTGA
- a CDS encoding glycosyltransferase family 4 protein → MTAEASQAGAPQDPASDGLRPLNIALLTYKGNPFCGGQGVYVRHLSRELARLGHRVEVIGSQPYPVLDEGYDGLSLTELPSLDLYRQPDPFRTPGRGEYRDWIDALEVATMWTGGFPEPLTFSLRARRHLRARRGEFDVVHDNQTLGYGLLGDVGAPLVTTIHHPITVDRQLELDAADGWKRRASVRRWYGFTRMQKRVARRLPSVLTVSGTSQQEIVDHLGVRRDRIHVVHIGADTDLFSPDPSVPVVPGRIVTTSSADVPLKGLVHLVEALAKARTEHPGAHLVVVGKRPTEGPVAQAMERYGLADAVEFVKGISDAELVDLVRSAQVACVPSLYEGFSLPAAEAMATGTPLLATTGGAIPEVAGRDGETCLAVPPGDAGALAAGLGRLLSDPELRARLGTAGRERVLRHFTWARAAEGTVARYREEIDRAGTRAAPRASGRPALATGPVPTAPAGPADAVPAGTAGAVSAAPADVEGVNSESRATC, encoded by the coding sequence GTGACCGCTGAGGCCAGTCAGGCCGGGGCTCCTCAGGACCCCGCTTCCGACGGCTTGCGACCGCTCAACATCGCGCTCCTGACCTATAAAGGGAACCCGTTCTGCGGCGGACAGGGCGTCTATGTCCGGCACCTCTCGCGCGAACTGGCCCGCCTGGGCCACCGGGTCGAGGTCATCGGTTCCCAGCCGTATCCCGTCCTCGACGAGGGCTACGACGGGCTGAGCCTCACCGAGCTCCCCAGCCTCGACCTGTACCGCCAGCCGGACCCCTTCCGCACGCCGGGGCGCGGCGAGTACCGCGACTGGATCGACGCGCTGGAAGTCGCGACCATGTGGACGGGCGGCTTCCCGGAACCGCTGACGTTCTCGCTGCGCGCCCGCCGTCACCTGCGCGCCCGCCGCGGTGAGTTCGACGTCGTGCACGACAACCAGACCCTCGGCTACGGCCTGCTGGGCGATGTCGGCGCGCCCCTGGTGACGACCATCCACCACCCCATCACCGTCGACCGGCAGTTGGAGCTGGACGCGGCGGACGGCTGGAAGCGGCGCGCCTCGGTGCGGCGCTGGTACGGCTTCACGCGCATGCAGAAGCGCGTCGCGCGCCGGCTGCCGTCCGTGCTCACCGTGTCCGGCACCTCGCAACAGGAGATCGTCGACCACCTCGGCGTCCGGCGGGACCGCATCCACGTGGTCCACATCGGCGCCGACACCGACCTGTTCTCGCCGGATCCGTCGGTGCCGGTCGTGCCGGGCCGGATCGTGACGACGTCCAGCGCCGACGTGCCGCTGAAGGGCCTGGTGCACCTCGTCGAGGCGCTGGCCAAGGCCCGGACCGAGCACCCCGGCGCCCATCTCGTCGTCGTCGGCAAGCGGCCCACCGAAGGACCGGTCGCCCAGGCGATGGAGCGCTACGGCCTCGCCGACGCCGTCGAGTTCGTCAAGGGCATCTCCGACGCGGAGCTCGTCGACCTCGTGCGCTCCGCGCAGGTCGCGTGCGTGCCGTCGCTCTACGAGGGCTTCTCGCTCCCGGCCGCCGAGGCCATGGCGACGGGCACGCCCCTGCTCGCCACGACCGGCGGCGCCATACCCGAGGTCGCCGGCCGCGACGGCGAGACGTGCCTGGCGGTACCGCCCGGCGACGCGGGCGCGCTCGCCGCCGGTCTGGGCCGCCTGCTGTCCGACCCGGAACTGCGCGCCCGCCTCGGCACGGCCGGACGCGAGCGGGTGCTGCGCCACTTCACCTGGGCCAGGGCGGCGGAGGGCACGGTGGCCCGCTACCGCGAGGAGATCGACAGGGCCGGGACGCGCGCCGCGCCGCGGGCTTCCGGCCGTCCGGCCCTCGCGACGGGCCCGGTCCCCACAGCCCCCGCGGGCCCGGCAGACGCCGTACCCGCAGGCACAGCGGGTGCTGTCTCAGCAGCCCCGGCAGATGTAGAAGGCGTCAACTCCGAAAGCAGGGCCACGTGCTGA
- a CDS encoding TetR family transcriptional regulator: MPAEAKVSAKVNKPAKVEARAAVPASPPLTERQEARRRRILHASAQLASRGGFDAVQMREVAESSQVALGTLYRYFPSKIHLLVATMQDQLEHMHGTLRKKPPQGETAAERVAETLMRAFRALQREPHLADAMVRALTFADRSVSPEVDQVSRQTTAIILDAMGQENPTPEQLSAVRVIEHTWHSALITWLSGRASIAQVKIDIETVCRLIDLTAPATA, encoded by the coding sequence ATGCCCGCAGAAGCCAAGGTGAGCGCCAAGGTGAACAAGCCGGCCAAGGTGGAAGCCAGAGCGGCAGTGCCCGCCTCCCCGCCTCTCACGGAGCGGCAGGAGGCCCGCCGCCGCCGCATCCTGCACGCGAGTGCCCAGCTGGCGAGCCGGGGTGGCTTCGACGCCGTGCAGATGCGCGAGGTCGCGGAGTCCTCCCAGGTGGCGCTCGGCACGCTGTACCGCTACTTCCCGTCCAAGATCCACCTGCTGGTCGCCACCATGCAGGATCAGTTGGAGCACATGCACGGCACGCTGCGCAAGAAGCCCCCGCAGGGCGAGACCGCGGCCGAGCGGGTCGCGGAGACGCTGATGCGGGCCTTCCGGGCGTTGCAGCGCGAGCCGCATCTGGCCGACGCGATGGTCCGCGCGCTGACGTTCGCCGACCGCAGCGTGAGCCCGGAGGTCGACCAGGTCTCCCGGCAGACGACGGCGATCATCCTGGACGCGATGGGCCAGGAGAACCCGACCCCGGAGCAGTTGTCGGCGGTCCGGGTCATCGAGCACACCTGGCACTCGGCGCTGATCACCTGGTTGTCGGGCCGCGCCTCGATCGCCCAGGTGAAGATCGACATCGAGACGGTGTGCCGCCTGATCGACCTGACGGCGCCGGCCACCGCATAA